In the genome of Streptomyces violaceoruber, the window GCCGCCCTGCATCGCGACGGCGATCAGGTCGAGGTCGGTGCCGGTCTTGCGCCGCAGCTTGCCGAGCACGCCGCCGCTGCTGCCGGCGGTGGGGTCCCAGGAGACGCCGATGGACAGGTGGGTCACTCCGTCCAGGTCCGCGGGGCCGCCTTCCTTGGTGAGCGTGATCATGTGTACGTCATCCTCCGTGGTCGTGCCTGTGCCGCAGAGTCTGCCTGGCGCCGGAACGTTCCGGCAGGGCGGGGCAGCCGGTCAGTTTTCGAGAAGCACCGCGGACCGGCCCGCCCATAACGTCTAGGACATGAACTCCATCGACTCCGTCACCCTCGAGGTGGCCGACACCGAGGCCGCCGCCCGCTTCTACGCCGATGCCTTCGGGCTCGACGGATCGCGGGTGCGGCTCCGCGCCTCGGACGACCCGACGAGCGGGTTCCGCGGCTTCACCCTGTCGCTCGTCGTCGCCCAGCCCGGCAACGTCGACGCCCTGTTCACCGCCGCCGTCGACGCCGGCGCCACCGTCCTCAAGCCCGCCGCGAAGTCGCTGTGGGGCTACGGCGGCGTCGTGCGGGCACCGGACGGCACGGTCTGGCAGATCGCGACCTCGGCGAAGAAGGACACCGCCCCGGTCACCCGCGACGTCGACGAGATCGTGCTGCTCCTGGGCGTCGAGGACGTCAAGGCCACCAAGCGGTTCTACGTCGAGCAGGGCCTCACCGTGGGCAAGAGCTTCGGCGGGAAGTACGTCGAGTTCGCCACCGGCCCGGGCACCGTCAAGCTCTCCCTCTACAAGCGCCGGGCCCTCGCCAAGGTCGCGGGCGTCTCCGCCGACGGCACCGGCTCCCACCGGCTCGTCGTCTCCGGCGGCACCCGCCCGTTCGCCGACCCGGACGGCTTCGCCTGGCAGCCGGAGCTCAGCCACTGATGGGCTAGTTTCCTGTGCATGTCTTCACGGGAAACACCGCGAATACCCAGGGCCGGGACGCGGGCGAGACTCTGGGCCGTGGCGGGTGCGGCGACCCTCGCGTTCCTCGTCGCGCTGGAGATCGCCGCGCGCCGCTACGGCCTGCCGGGGCCGATGACCAACCAGGCCAAGGAGTTGGTGTTCGCTCCCGCCTCGGGGCCCCTGCTCTACGCCGGGCTGGCGCTGACGATGGTGGTCCTCACCTGGCGGCAGCGGCTGGTCGCGGCGGCCGTCGCGGTCGGCGTCGACCTCACCGTCGCCCTGGTGCGGTGGGCGGCGGACGCCACCGCGTCCGGCAGCCACTCCTTCGGCAACGGCGCGCTGTGGGTGGTCCTGGGCTGCGGGGTCCTCGCCCTGACCCGGCGCACCGGCCCCGAACGGATCCTCCTGCTGAAGGGCGTCGGGCTCGGCCTGCTGCTGGTGGCCGGGCGCAAGACCGGCGACGCCTGGCTGCTGATCACGTCGAAGACCCGCCCGGACGTCCTCGACCCGTACGTGGCGACCGCCGACCACGCGCTGGGCAACCCGTCGTGGCTGGTGGGACGGGCCGTCGAGGCCACGGGCGCGGTCGGTGAGCACATACTGGACTGGGTCTACGTCCAGCTCGCGGTGGCCGCGGTCGTGGTCGCGCTGTACCAGCTGCGCGGGGTGGCGGCCGAGCGCCGGTTCCCGCGCCACCACCTGGTGCGCACCTTCCTGCTGATCGGCCTGCTCGGGCCGGCCATCTACATGATCTTCCCGGTCGTCGGACCGGTCTTCGCCTACGGCACGGGCGCCTTCGGCACCGGCGGCGCGGAGTGGGCGATCGCCGACCTGTGGCCCCACACGCTCCCGCCGGTCGGCCCGCCCCACGCGTTCACGTACGACGGGGTCACCCCCCGCAACTGCATGCCCAGCCTGCACACGGCGTGGGCCACCGTGATCTTCATCCACTCCCGGAAGGGCCCGCGCGTCCTGCGCTGGGCGGGAGCGTTCTGGCTCGTCGCCACGCTCTCCGCCACGCTGGGGTTCGGCTACCACTACGCCATCGACCTCATCGCCGGCGTCGTGTTCGCGGTCACGGTCGAGGCGGGGCTGCGTTCCCTGGACCGCGGCTGGGACCGGTCGGGAAGCCTGCTGGTCGCCCACGGGGCGCTGGTGTTCACCGCGATCCTGGCCTCGACGCGCTACCTGTCGCTGGAGATGGCCCGGCACCCGTGGGTCTTCGGACCGCTCCTGCTGCTGGCCATGGCCTCGGTGATCCACGGCTACGTACGGACCACGAAGGGCTGGGAACCGGTGACCGCGGCGCCGCCGGCGCTCCCGGAACCACGGCTCGAGGCGGCCTGAGCGCGCCGGGGCCGCACGCCTGCCGAATTGCGAAAGTTCGCAAGTCGTTGGATGCTGGGGCCCCGGGTCCGCGGGCAGCCGCGGACCGGTTTCCCCTGTGGAGACGCGATGAGCACCCTGCTCCAGCCCATGCCCCACCGGCACGTGCTCACCCTGCCCGCGGCGCCCCCGGCGGTCCGGCTGGCCCGGGAGACGGCCGAGCAGGCCCTCGCCGAGTGGGGCGTGAACCCGGGCCACCCCGCCGTCGCACCCGCCCTGCTGATCCTCAGCGAGCTGGTCACCAACAGCGTCCGCCACGCGTCGCCGCCGAGCGAGCAGGTGACCGTCACATACGCGGCCGGAGACGACTGCCTGGCCTTCGCCGTGCACGACCGGCACCCGCACCAGCCGCGGCTGCACGGCGCGCGGACCACCGGCCGGACCGGGGGCCTGGCGACCGTCATGGAACTCACCGGCACCCTGGGCGGCACCGCGGTGGTCCGGGGCGACGGCGACGGCCGGGGCAAGAGCATCTGGGTCACGCTCCCGCTGTGAGCCGCGGACCCGGGTGAGGCGCGCACCGGCCGCGCTCACGAGGAGCCGTAGCTCGTCAGGGGCGGGGTGCGCAGGGCGATGACCGCCTTGTCGTCGTGGCCGTTGCCGGGCCGGTGGGCGACCAGGGCATGGCACAGGTCCTCGGGCGCCAGCCCCACCAGCCGGGAGGCGGTCACGGCCAGGGCGTCCAGGCCCCGGTCCAGCGGCTGGCCGGGGACCTCCACGAGGCCGTCGGTGAACAGGATGACGGTGCTGTCCACCGGCAGGGGCCGGCAGTGGTCGGGCCGCGGCAGGTCGGGCGCCACGCCGAGGGGGAGTCCGGGCTCCATGTCCAGGTAGCGGACCCGCCCGTCGGGCAGCAGCACGAGCGGCGGCGGGTGTCCCGCGCTGGACCACCGCAGCTGCCACGTGCCGTCGGCGGGCTCCAGCCGCGCGAGGAGCGCGGTGGCGACCGGGGCCTCGTCCAGGGCCGCGTTCATGATCCGGTCGAGCCGGGCGAGGGAGGTGCTGGGCGCGGCGCCGGGGTCGTAGTACAGGGCGCGCAGCATGTTGCGGATCTGGGACATGTCGGCCGCGGCCCGCAGGTCGTGCCCCACGACGTCGCCGATCACCGCCGCGCAGGCCCCGCCGGGCAGCAGCATGGCGTCGTACCAGTCGCCGCCCACGGCGGCGGGCGCGCTCGCCGGGCGGTAGGCCGCGCCCGCGGTGAAGGGCCGCAGGTCGGGCAGGCGGGGCAGCAGCAGCCGCTGGAACTGCTCGCTGCTGTTCTGCACCTGCTGGTAGAGGCGGGCGTTCTCGATCGCCACGCCCGCCGTGCCGGCCAGGGCGCGGATCACGCCCTCGTCGTGCCGGTCGAAGGGCTGCCCGTCCTTGCGTTCGGAGAGGTAGAGGTTGCCGTAGATCCGGCCGCGCACACTGATCGCCACCCCGAGCAGGCTGCGCATCGGCGGATGTCCGGGCGGGAAGCCCGCCGATTCCGGGTGGCGCGAGATGTCCTTGACCCGCAGCGGCTCGGGGTGGTGGATCAGGTGCCCCAGCAGGCCCCTGCCCCGCGGCAGCTCCACCCCCTCCAGGTCGGCCAGCTCCTTCGTGGTGAGCCCCAGCGGGATGAACTCCTCCAGGAGCCTGCCCTCCTGGTCGAGGACGCCCATGGCCCCGTAACGGGCGCCCACCAGGTCCATCGCGGTGCGCACGATGCGGCGCAGCACCGCGGGCAGCTCCAGCTCGCCGGTGATGTTCACGACCGCCTGGAGCAGCTCCTGGAGGGTCCGCTGGGCGCGGGCCAGGGCGTGCAGCTGCTCGCCGATCCGGTTCAGGTCGGAGCTGAGCGGCAGGTCGAGGAGCGAGGCGTACGGCTCGTCGTCACCGCCGCGGCCCGGGGCGGCTGCGGGCCCCTCCCCCGAGCCCTGCGCGGGACCCGCGCCGGATCCCTCCGGGAGCTCCGCGCCGGAGTCCGCCGCGGAGCCCCCGGAGAAATCCACGTCGGCCGAGGCCGGCTCGCCCGGCGAGTGCCGCCGTTCCTCCGCCATCACGCGTGCCTCGCCTCCCGCCGTGCGGTTCGCCTTCCGCCCACCCTCGCCCGTCGGTCCGGGGCGTGCCGCCCGTCCACAGCCGGTCGGAGTAACCCGGCACCGCCCCGGTGCGACCGGGTTCGTCCCGGTGGATTCGGCCTGGCGGGTGGCTCGGGCGAGGATGGGCGGCATGCTGATGAGGACGGGACGGGCGCGACGCGCCCCGGGCGGGCCGACCGGGCCGCGCCGCCGCGGCGCGAGGAGGGCGAAGGCACGATGAGCACGCCGCTGTACCAGTTGAAGGCCGAGTTCTTCAAGACGCTCGGCCACCCGGCGCGCATCCGCGTCCTGGAACTGCTGAGCGAGCGCGAGCACGCGGTGGCGGAGATGCTCCCCGAGGTGGGGATCGAGCCGGCCCATCTGTCCCAGCAGCTCGCGGTGTTGCGCCGGGCGAACCTGGTGGTGTCCCGCAAGGAGGGATCCACCGTGTACTACTCCCTGACCAGCCCGCAGGTCGCCGAGCTGCTCAGGGTCGCGCGCGGCATCCTGTCCGGCGTGCTCGCCGGACAGGCCGAACTGCTCGCGGACCTCCGGGCCGGACAGTCCGAGCCGGGGACCGAGGGGGCGTAGCGCCGCGCTCGAACCGGCGCTCGGCGTGCCCGCCCTTCCGCGATCGGGCCAGTACCGTGCCCCCATGCCTGATCTGAGCCCTTCCTCCCCTGCCGAGGCCTACGCGGCGCTGTTGCAGGGCAACGCCCGCTTCGTGAGCGGTGACCGTCTGCACCCCAACCAGGACGCCGACCGCCGGTCGGAGCTGGCCCCGCGCCAGCATCCGTTCGCGGTGCTCTTCGGCTGCTCGGACTCGCGGCTGGCGGCCGAGATCATCTTCGACCGGGGACTGGGCGACCTGTTCGTGGTGCGGACGGCCGGCCATGTGGCCGGTGCGGAGGTGCTGGGCAGCGTCGAGTACGGCGTCAACGTGCTGGGCGCACCGCTCGTGGTGGTGCTCGGGCACGACTCCTGCGGCGCGGTCACCGCGGCCGCCGAGGCCGAGCGCGGCGGCGCGGCACCGGCCGGTTACCTCGGGGACGTGGTGGAACGGGTGATCCCGAGCGTGCTCGCCGCGCGCGCCCTGGGCCGTACCGAGATCGACCAGTTCGTGGACGAGCACATCCGCCGCAGCGTCGACGGGCTGGTGAGCCGCTCGGCGCTGCTGGCGAACGAGGTGGCCGCCGGCCGGTGCGCGGTCGTCGGTCTGTCCTACCGGCTGGCCGGGGGGACGGTGAAGCGGGTGGCGGCCCACGGGCTGCCGGAGTAGCCGTCCGGCGCACGGTGTCGCTGCGGTGCCATCGTGGCGGGTGTCGCTGCGGTGCCATCGTGGCGCTGTGATGCCGGGCCGGTTCCGGCCGATCGCCGCGTACCGGCCGTTCACGTAGGGCGTCAGAGACGTGTCAAAGGCGTTCGCGCCGCCGTATGGAAGCCATCAACGGCGGCCGAAAACGGTCGGAAGGAAGCTCTCATCTCGTTGTCAGCTTCTTTTCCGAACCTCACTAGGAGCCAGCGATGGCCGACGTGGCCTTCGTCCTCACCATGATCGCGGTGTTCGCGTTCGTGGCCCTTGTCGCCAAGGGGGTGACGAAGCTGTGACCGCGGAGAACGTCGTCGGCCTGATCGTGGCCGTCGCCCTGCTCGGTTACCTCGTCCTCGCCCTGATCCACCCGGAGAGGTTCTGAGCACCGCATGAGCCCCGTCCTCGCCGGCGTGCTCCAACTGCTCGCGCTCACGGCCGCGCTGGCGCTCGCCCACGTCCCCCTCGGCAACCACATGGCCCGGGTCTACTCCTCGCCCAGGCACCTGCGGGTCGAGAAGTGGATCTACAAGGGCATCGGCGCGGACCCGGACACGGAGATGCGCTGGCCCGCGTACCTGCGCGGGGTCCTCGCCTTCTCGCTCGCCGGGGTCCTCTTCCTCTACCTGCTCCAGCGGCTCCAGGGCGTGCTGCCCGGCTCGCTCGGTTTCGCCTCCATCGACCCGGACCAGGCCTTCAACACCGCCGCGTCCTTCGTCGCCAACACCAACTGGCAGTCGTACTACGGCGAGCAGGCCATGGGCCACGTCGTGCAGACCGCCGGTCTGGCCGTGCAGAACTTCGTCTCGGCGGCCGTCGGCATCGCCGTCGCCGTCGCTCTCGTACGCGGCTTCGCGCGGTCCCGCACCGGAGAACTGGGCAACTTCTGGGCCGACCTGGTCCGCGGGGTCGTCCGTGTCCTGGTGCCGATCGCCGCGGTCGGCGCGGTGATCCTGGTGGCCTGCGGGGTCATCCAGAACTTCTCGGGCATCCACGAGGTCGGCCAGTTCATGGGCGGCACCCAGGAGTGGAACGGGGGTGCGGTCGCCTCGCAGGAGGTGATCAAGGAGCTGGGCACCAACGGCGGCGGCTACTTCAACGCCAACTCCGCCCACCCCTTCGAGAACCCGACGCCGTTCACCAACCTGTTCGAGATCTTCCTGATCCTGCTGATCCCGGTCGCGCTGACCCGGACCTTCGGCATCATGACCGGCTCGGTGCGCCAGGGCTACGCGATCCTCGGGACGATGGCCGCCATCTGGGCCGGCTTCGTCGCCCTGATGATGTGGACCGAGTTCGCCCACCACGGTCCCGCGTTGCAGGCGGCCGGCGGGGCGATGGAGGGCAAGGAGCTGCGCTTCGGGATCGGCGGCTCGTCGCTCTTCGCGGTGACCACCACCCTGACCTCGACCGGCGCGGTGGACTCCTTCCACTCCTCCTACACCGGCCTCGGCGGCGGCATCACCATGCTCGGCATGATGCTGGGCGAGATCGCGCCCGGCGGGGTCGGGTCCGGGCTCTACGGCATGCTGGTCATGGCGGTCGTCGCGGTGTTCATCGCGGGGCTCATGGTCGGCCGCACCCCGGAGTACCTGGGCAAGAAGATCGGCACCCGCGAGATCAAGTTCGCCGCCTGCTACATCCTGATCACCCCGGCCCTGGTCCTGGTGTTCACGGCCGCAGCGATGGCCCTGCCCACCCCGGGCGACTCGATGACCAACAGCGGGGCGCACGGCTTCTCCGAGATCCTGTACGCCTACACCTCCGCCTCGAACAACAACGGCTCGGCCTTCGCCGGCCTGAACGCCGACACCCAGTGGTTCAACAGCACCCTCGGCCTCGCCATGCTGCTGGGCCGGTTCGTGCCGATGGTGTTCGTCCTGGCCCTCGCGGGCTCGCTGGCCCGGCAGCAGCCGGTTCCGGCCACCGCGGGCACGCTGCGCACCGAGAAGCCGCTCTTCGCCGGCCTGCTGGCCGGCGCCGTCCTGATCATCACCGGTCTGACCTACTTCCCGGCCCTCGCCCTGGGCCCGCTCGCCGAAGGGCTGGCGGCATGAACACCGACACGCAGAAGCACGAGGACGCGATGTCCACAACCACCCCGGCCCGGGCGCCGCACGACGACGCACCCTCCGGGCAGCAGCCCGGTCAGGGCCGCGTCGGCGCGGGCCTCTTCGAACCGAAGCAGCTGGTCAAGTCGCTGCCCGACGCGTTCCGCAAGCTCGACCCGCGGGTGATGGCGAAGTCGCCCGTCATGTTCGTCGTGCTCGTCGGCTCCGTGCTGACCACGGCCTTCTCCGTCACGGAGCCCGGCGACTGGTTCGGCTGGACGATCAGCGCCTGGCTCTGGCTGACCGTGCTCTTCGCCAACCTGGCGGAGGCGGTAGCCGAGGGCCGCGGCAAGGCCCAGGCCGACACCCTGCGCAGGGCCAAGACCGACACCGTCGCCCGCCGGGCCGACGGCACCACGGTCCCCGGCACCGGCCTCACGGTCGGCGACCTGGTCGTCTGCGAGGCCGGGGACGTCATCCCCGGCGACGGGGACGTCGTCGAGGGTGTCGCCTCGGTCGACGAGTCGGCGATCACCGGCGAGTCGGCGCCCGTCATCCGCGAGTCCGGCGGCGACCGGTCCGCGGTCACCGGCGGGACCAAGGTGCTCTCCGACCGCATCGTCGTCAGGATCACCACGAAGCCGGGCGAGACCTTCATCGACCGGATGATCAACCTGGTCGAGGGAGCGGCCAGGCAGAAGACGCCGAACGAGATCGCGCTGAACATCCTGCTGGCCTCGCTGACCGTCGTCTTCCTGCTGGCCTGTGCCACCCTCCCGCCGTTCGCCGACTACGCGGGCACCCACCTGGACATGATCGTGCTGGTGGCCCTGCTGGTCTGCCTCATCCCGACCACGATCGGCGCCCTGCTCTCCGCGATCGGCATCGCGGGCATGGACCGCCTGGTGCAGCGCAACGTGCTGGCGATGTCGGGCCGCGCGGTCGAGGCCGCCGGCGACGTCTCCACACTGCTCCTCGACAAGACCGGCACCATCACGCTGGGCAACCGGCAGGCGGCCGAGTTCGTGCCGGTACGCGGTGTGACGGAGGCCGAACTCGCCGACGCCGCCCAGCTCTCCTCGCTCGCCGACGAGACACCCGAGGGCCGCTCGATCGTCGTCCTCGCCAAGGAGAAGTACGGCCTGCGCGAGCGCCACCAGGGCGAACTCGTCGGCGCCGAATGGATCGGGTTCACCGCCCAGACCCGCATGTCCGGCGTGGACGCCGACGGCCGCAAGGTCCGCAAGGGCGCGGCGGGATCCGTCGTCGCCTGGGTCCGGGAGCGCGGCGGCTCGGGGACCGAGGACGCGGACACGGCCGTCGAGCGCATCTCCGCGGCGGGCGGCACACCGCTGCTCGTCGCCGTCGAGGACGAGCGCGGCGCCCGCGTCCTCGGTGTCGTCCACCTCAAGGACGTCGTCAAGCAGGGCATGCGCGAGCGGTTCGACGAGCTGCGCCGCATGGGCATCAGGACCGTCATGATCACGGGCGACAACCCGCTGACGGCCAAGGCGATCGCCGACGAGGCGGGCGTCGACGACTACCTCGCCGAGGCCACGCCCGAGGACAAGATGGCCCTCATCAAGCGCGAGCAGGCCGGCGGCAAACTGGTCGCGATGACCGGCGACGGCACCAACGACGCCCCCGCACTGGCCCAGGCGGACGTCGGCGTGGCGATGAACACCGGCACGTCGGCCGCCAAGGAGGCCGGCAACATGGTCGACCTCGACTCCAACCCCACCAAGCTGATCGAGATCGTCGAGATCGGCAAGCAGCTCCTGATCACGCGCGGGGCGCTCACGACGTTCTCCATCGCCAACGACGTCGCCAAGTACTTCGCGATCATCCCGGCGCTCTTCGCGGCCGTCTACCCGGGCCTGGACAAGCTCAACATCATGGGTCTGTCCTCCCCGGACTCCGCGATCCTGTCCGCGGTGGTCTTCAACGCGCTGATCATCCTCGTGCTGGTGCCGCTCGCGCTGAAGGGCGTGCGCTACCGGCCCACGAGCGCCGACCGGATGCTGCGCCGCAACCTCGGCGTCTACGGGCTGGGCGGGCTGGTCGCCCCGTTCATCGGCATCAAGCTCATCGACCTGATCGTCTCGCTCATTCCCGGGATCGGCTGACCGACATGAACACCTCCCTCACCAACGCCGCCCGGCTGTTCACGGCGGGCCTGCGCGCCCTGCTCGTCCTGACCGTGGTCACCGGCATCGTCTACCCGCTCGTCGTCACCGGCGTCGCCCAGGGGCTGTTCCCCGGGAAGGCGAACGGCTCCGAGATCAAGGCGGACGGGAAGGTCGTCGGATCCTCCCTGATCGGCCAGTCCTACAACCTGCCGCTGAAGGAGGGCCAGGAGACTCCGGAGCCGGACCTGAAATGGTTCCAGGGCCGCCCCGCCAACGGCCTCGGCACCAACAGCGTCAACACCCGGTAAGAGCTGATCCTGTCCGGGGCCACCAACCGCTCCGCCGACAACCCGGAACTCGTCCAGTGGGTGAAGGACGCCAAGGCCGCCGTCGTCAAGGACAACTCCGTGCCCGGACACCCCGTGCGGCCCGAGGACGTGCCCGCGGACGCCGTCACCTCCTCCGGCTCCGGCCTGGACCCGGACATCTCCCCGCGGTACGCCGACCTCCAGGTGCACCGGGTCGCCGCGAAGAACGGCCTGCCCGCCGAGCGCGTCCAGGAGCTCGTCGACGAGCACACCACCCCCCGCACCCTCGGCTTCATCGGCGAACCGCGGGTGAACGTCCTCGAACTCAACATCGCGCTCGGGGAACTGGTGGCACCGGGGGCCGGGCACTGAGCCGTGGCTACAATCCGGGCCATGGCCCTGACCGTGAGCGACGTGGAACGGTTCGAGGCCTCCAGGCACCGTCTGGAGGCCATCGCCTACCGCCTCCTCGGCTCGGCGAGCGAGGCGGAGGCGCCGTGCAGGAGACGTTCCTGCGCTGGCAGGCGGCGACGTCGCACGCGTCGAGGTTCCCGAGGCCTGGCTGACGAAGGTGCTCACCAACCTGTGCCTCAACCAGCTCACCTCGGCCCGCGCCCGCCGGGAGACCTACGTGGGCCAGTGGCTGCCCGAGCCGCTGCTCGCCGGGGACCCGATGCTCGGTCCCGCGGAGACGGCCGAGCAGCGCGAGTCGGTCTCGCTGGCGGTCCTCGCCCTGCTGGAGCGGCTCGCACCGGGCGAGCGGGCGGTGTGCGTCCTGCGTGAGGCCTTCGGCTACCCGCACCGGGAGATCGCCGCGATCCTCGACATCACGGAGGACGCCAGCCAGCAGACCCTGCACCGGGCCAGGAAGCGCGTCGCGCGGGGCAGGGCCCGTACCGAGGTCGACGCGGCCGCGGCCCGGCGGATCGTGGAGGAGTTCCTCGCGGCGGCCACCAGCGGCCGGACCGAACCGCTGGTCCGGCTGCTCACCGAGGACGCCGTGTCGATCGGCGACGGCGGCGGGAAGGTCCCGGCCCGCGCCAAGGCGTTCGAGGGCGCCCGCGCCGTGGCGATTATGGGAACGAGTGTACCGGTTACGCATGGGGCGGCCTCTTCGTACGATCTTCGCATGCAGCTTCGGTACGCGTTTCGGGTGTACCCGGACGCCGGTCAGCGTCTCGCGTTGGCGAGGGCGTTCGGGTGCGCCCGGGTCGTGTTCAACGACGTGGTCCGTGCCCGTGAGGACGCCCGCAAGGCCGGCCGGCCCTTTCAGACGGCCGCCGGACTGTCCCGGAAGCTGATCACCGAGGCGAAGCGGACAGCCGAGCGGTCCTGGCTGGGTGAGGTGTCCGCAGTAGTGCTCCAGCAGTCCCTTCGCGACGCCGAGACCGCGTACCGCAACTTCTTCGCCTCCCTGAAAGGCACCCGCAAGGGCCCCCGGGTCGGCCCGCCCCGCTACAAGTCCCGTAAGGATGCCCGGCAGTCCATCCGGTTCACCGCCAACGCCCGCTGGAGCATCACCGACAGTGGCAGGCTGAACCTGCCGAAGATCGGTGCGGTGAAGGTGAAGTGGTCCCGCACCCTGCCCACCATCCCCACGTCCGTCACCGTGATCAAGGACGCGGCAGGCAGGTATTTCGCCTCCTTCGTCGTCGACACCGACCCTGCTGCCGACCGGGTTCGGATGCCCGACGCCGACCGCACCGTCGGTATCGATCTCGGCCTCACTCACTTCGCGGTCCTGTCCGACGGCACGAAGATCGGCTCTCCGCGGTTCCTGCGGCGCGCGGAGAAGAAGCTGAAGAAGGCCCAGCAGGAGCTGTCCCGCAAACAGATGGGATCGAAGAACCGCGATAGGGCCCGCCTCAAGGTTGCCCGCGCCCACGCCAAGGTCGCCGACGCGCGCCGCGAGTTCCACCACCAGCTCTCCACGCGGCTGATCTCCGAGAACCAAGGGATCGCCGTGGAAGACCTGTCGGTGGCGGGACTGGCCCGGACCCGGCTGGCCAAGTCCGTGCACGACGCGGGATGGTCCTCCTTCGTCGGCATGCTCAAGTACAAGGCTGAGCGGTACGGCCGCACCCTGGTCGTGATCGGCCGGTTCGAACCGACCTCCCAGACCTGCTCCACCTGCGGGGTGAAGGACGGGCCCAAGCCCTTGCAGGTCCGGGAATGGACCTGCACCGCCTGCGGCACCGTCCACGACCGGGACCACAACGCTGCGATCAACGTGAAACAGGCCGCCGGACTGGCGGCATCGGCCTGCGGAGCGCCGGTAAGACCGGGAGCAATCCCGGCACAGCGCGAAGAAACAGGAAGCCACGGACTCCCGACCGAACCCCGTGCCGCGTAGCGGCACGGAACTCTGCCGGGAAGGCCAGAATCCTCGGGCTTCAGCCCGAGGAGCTAGTCAATTCAACCAGTGCATCTCGCTCGCTGGGCCGCGGTCAGGGCCTGATCCAGTACGTGACCGCCGACGACCGGGCCGTGCGCGGGGCGCTGACCGGACGGATCGCCGCCCTCTACAAGGAACTCGTCTGCAAGTCCGCGGCCTGGGGCGTCGCCAACCCGACCCTGGGCATGCCGACCCGGCGCCGTCCGGTCGTGGCCCACGTCCCGGAGCCCGCCCCGACGGTCTGAGTGACCGCCGTGCTCAGCGCACCGGGAACCCGAAGGTGCGGCCCTGCTCCTTCAGCCAGGGCAGGACCTGCCGCAGGGCTTCGACGGTCTGGGTGCGGTCGCCCCCGGCGTCGTGGAAGAGGATGGTCGGGCCGTTGGACAGCTCCCGCTTGACGGTGGCGACGATGGCGTCCGAGCCCGGCCGCTCGAAGTCCTTGGTGTCCACGTTCCAGCCCAGCGGGCGCATGCCGTGGGAGGCGGCGAGCTTGCGGCTGTAGGGGGTGAACGCCCCGCCGGGGGCCCGGTAGTACACCGGACGCACGCCCCCGGACGCCTCGATGATCATGCGCTCGGCGTCGAGGATCTCCTTGGCCTGGTAGGCCTCGGACTTCTTGTCCATGGCGGTGTCGTGCGACACCGTGTGGTCGCACAGCCGGTGCCCGGCCGCGACGACGTCCTTCACGAGGTCCGGGTGGGCCTCGGCCTGAAGGCCCGTCATGCAGAAGGTGGCCTTCACGCCGTACTCCTCCAGCAGGTCGAGCACTTGAGGCGTCCAGGCGGGGTCGGGGCCGTCGTCGATGGTGATGTTCACGCCGTTCGGCCCCGCGTCCGAGGCGTGCGCGATGCCGATGTCGACGGGCTTGGCCTCGCCGCCCGGCGTGGCCGACGCGGACGCCCGCGGCGTCGGGCCGCCGCCGACGGAGTCGGCCTGCGCGGTCCACACCGAGGCGCCGACGGCGAGCATCGTCACACCGAGCGCCGCCCCGACCACCTTGCCGTACCAGCCCCGTCCACCACCGTGCCGCGCCATGTCCGCCGCCCCGCCTTCGCGTAGTTGCTCGCCGCCGGTCCCCGTCGCGTCGGGGACCACATGACAGGACGGGAGAAACCCGCCGCGGGATCCCTCCGTTACCGATCACGGACAATCCCGGGGGAGTTCGCGGACAACTCGGCGGGGCTACGGCTCACCCGTG includes:
- a CDS encoding phosphatase PAP2 family protein, with protein sequence MAGAATLAFLVALEIAARRYGLPGPMTNQAKELVFAPASGPLLYAGLALTMVVLTWRQRLVAAAVAVGVDLTVALVRWAADATASGSHSFGNGALWVVLGCGVLALTRRTGPERILLLKGVGLGLLLVAGRKTGDAWLLITSKTRPDVLDPYVATADHALGNPSWLVGRAVEATGAVGEHILDWVYVQLAVAAVVVALYQLRGVAAERRFPRHHLVRTFLLIGLLGPAIYMIFPVVGPVFAYGTGAFGTGGAEWAIADLWPHTLPPVGPPHAFTYDGVTPRNCMPSLHTAWATVIFIHSRKGPRVLRWAGAFWLVATLSATLGFGYHYAIDLIAGVVFAVTVEAGLRSLDRGWDRSGSLLVAHGALVFTAILASTRYLSLEMARHPWVFGPLLLLAMASVIHGYVRTTKGWEPVTAAPPALPEPRLEAA
- a CDS encoding carbonic anhydrase translates to MPDLSPSSPAEAYAALLQGNARFVSGDRLHPNQDADRRSELAPRQHPFAVLFGCSDSRLAAEIIFDRGLGDLFVVRTAGHVAGAEVLGSVEYGVNVLGAPLVVVLGHDSCGAVTAAAEAERGGAAPAGYLGDVVERVIPSVLAARALGRTEIDQFVDEHIRRSVDGLVSRSALLANEVAAGRCAVVGLSYRLAGGTVKRVAAHGLPE
- a CDS encoding ArsR/SmtB family transcription factor; protein product: MSTPLYQLKAEFFKTLGHPARIRVLELLSEREHAVAEMLPEVGIEPAHLSQQLAVLRRANLVVSRKEGSTVYYSLTSPQVAELLRVARGILSGVLAGQAELLADLRAGQSEPGTEGA
- a CDS encoding VOC family protein: MNSIDSVTLEVADTEAAARFYADAFGLDGSRVRLRASDDPTSGFRGFTLSLVVAQPGNVDALFTAAVDAGATVLKPAAKSLWGYGGVVRAPDGTVWQIATSAKKDTAPVTRDVDEIVLLLGVEDVKATKRFYVEQGLTVGKSFGGKYVEFATGPGTVKLSLYKRRALAKVAGVSADGTGSHRLVVSGGTRPFADPDGFAWQPELSH
- a CDS encoding ATP-binding protein translates to MSTLLQPMPHRHVLTLPAAPPAVRLARETAEQALAEWGVNPGHPAVAPALLILSELVTNSVRHASPPSEQVTVTYAAGDDCLAFAVHDRHPHQPRLHGARTTGRTGGLATVMELTGTLGGTAVVRGDGDGRGKSIWVTLPL
- the kdpF gene encoding K(+)-transporting ATPase subunit F — translated: MTAENVVGLIVAVALLGYLVLALIHPERF
- a CDS encoding GAF domain-containing SpoIIE family protein phosphatase, with translation MAEERRHSPGEPASADVDFSGGSAADSGAELPEGSGAGPAQGSGEGPAAAPGRGGDDEPYASLLDLPLSSDLNRIGEQLHALARAQRTLQELLQAVVNITGELELPAVLRRIVRTAMDLVGARYGAMGVLDQEGRLLEEFIPLGLTTKELADLEGVELPRGRGLLGHLIHHPEPLRVKDISRHPESAGFPPGHPPMRSLLGVAISVRGRIYGNLYLSERKDGQPFDRHDEGVIRALAGTAGVAIENARLYQQVQNSSEQFQRLLLPRLPDLRPFTAGAAYRPASAPAAVGGDWYDAMLLPGGACAAVIGDVVGHDLRAAADMSQIRNMLRALYYDPGAAPSTSLARLDRIMNAALDEAPVATALLARLEPADGTWQLRWSSAGHPPPLVLLPDGRVRYLDMEPGLPLGVAPDLPRPDHCRPLPVDSTVILFTDGLVEVPGQPLDRGLDALAVTASRLVGLAPEDLCHALVAHRPGNGHDDKAVIALRTPPLTSYGSS